Within the bacterium genome, the region ACGAGCAAGAGCGCCTGCAACATGCGGCGCGCCAAAAAGGTGAGCATGAGCGGTGGAGTTTTTAGAAGTAGTGCCGCCCGGCAGCGGCGGCAGAAAGAAAAGGCACGCCGTTGCGTTGCTCCGCCGCAACCGGCGGGAGCAGCACGCGGCGGCGTGCTTTACCTTTGCGTCCGCAGGTCGAGCAACAGCTTTTCCAGCTTGCGAATCTCGCGGCTGGCCTTGAGCTGGCGATAATGCTCCAGGGATTCTTGCAAGTGCTTGGTGGCATTCTTCCGGTCGCCTTTGGCGAGCCAATACTCGATGAAGCTGCGGTGCGTCTCAGCCAGCACCAGTCGCAGATCGTACTGGCTGCCGAGCGCCAGCGCTTCGTCGAGGTATCTGAGGGCCAGGCCCCAGTTCTCCTGCCGGGTGTAGACCACGCCCATGATACGGCAGGCATCCGCTTCGCCGGACTTGTGCTCCAAGCCATGAAACACGCGCAGCGCGATCTGGCACTGCTTCTCGGCCATTTCCAGATCATGCATCAACAAATAAAGCTCGACGCGATTCAGGCTGGCCTGGGCTTCGACCACGGCGTCGCCGATCTCGCGGGCGAGTTGCAGGCTCTTGGCATAGTACTTCCCGGCCTCGTTCCAATACTCCTTGTCGCGATAAGCGGTGGCGAGGTTGTTGTAGGTTTCCGCCAGGCCGCGCAGGTCTCCCAGCTTCTCGAACAACGGCAGGCTCTTCTGCAGCGCGGCGAGGGCCTTGTCACTGTGCCCCTGCAGGTTGTACATCGCGCCCAGGTTGTTGTAGACGCAGGCGGTGAGTTCGTCGTCGTTCATGCGCTCGGCGATCGCGCGGGCGTGCTCGCAGGCGGTCTCCATTTTGCGCCAGGCCGCGGCCTGAAAATAGCCGGTGGCCAGGCTGTTCAACGCATAGGCTTCTTCCAGCGCTTCGCCGTGCTCCAGGCAGATTTTGCGGCTGCGCTCGAAAAGCGCATGAGCCTCTTTCCACCGGCTCTGCCGCAGCTTCAGATTGCCGATTTGGCGCAAGGTGCGGGCTTGGAGCTTGTAATCCTGCAGCAGCGTGCTCAGCTTGAGCGCCTGTTCGTAGTTCTGAATCGCTTCCTCGACCAGCCCCAGCAGCGCGTAGGTTTGCCCGGCGCTGTAACAGAGGGTGAGTTCCTGGGCCTGGTCCTGCTTGATTTGCGCGTGCTGTTTGAGGTGCTCCACCGCCAGCTTGAAATAGGCTGCACTCTTGGCCTTGTCGTCTTCGGTCTGGAGTCTGCGCGCCAGCTTTTCCATGCTATAGCTCAGGTCAACAAAGGTCTCGGAATCGGATTGGCCGCCGTGTTCCGTCATTTTGATGAAAGCCGCGAGGTTGTTGGCCAGCGCCCGGTATTGCTCCCGGGGCTTGCGGCTCTCTGTCCTTTTCTTCTTCGGCATATGACCTACCTACCATTGCACAACTGCAAGTGGCATACCACGTCGGATGACCTGGCGTTGGGTTAATCAAATCAACGGTTTTGCTGCAGACCTCGGGCATTCACGCGCAGGATCGGCTGCGCTGCCCGCCGGAATCGTAATGTTACGTTACAGCCCGCACGTCCACGTGCGATCACATGACAATTCCTTCAGCGCGCCGGACTTCTGTTACCGGCTCGCCAGGCTGTATTGCGTGAAGTGCCAGACGTAGACCCAAATCTTCTTGCCCTTCTCATCGACCGTACCGCCCACGTCGATCCACTGGCGCGTGACCGGATCAAACCAGGTAACGGTAAAGGTGCTGGGATCCAGACCGGTGGTGTCGAGATTCTTGTAACAAATCGTCACTTTCACCGGCTGATCGAAGTGTCCGCTGGGGCCAAAATCAACCTGGGCGGCTTCCTTGTCGACTTCGGTAATCACCATCTTGAAGTCGCCGCGCAAAGCGAAAGTGGGGATTTCCATTTCATGGCCGCGAAACTCCAGGCGCCCGCCTTTCGACCGGTGCATCTTTTTTGCACGGCTGCCGCCCCAGTTCTCACCCTGCCAGGCGATGAATTCCTTCTCCTCCGGCGTGACGTTCCAGGTCAGCGCATAGCGGCCGGCCTGCGTAATGTTCGCGGAGATGTTTTCCTGCTTGTCATCGATGCTGCTGGGCAGATCGATCCAGTTGTCGGAGGCCGCATCGTAACGGCTGATGGTCAGGGCCGCCATGTTGACGTCGATCAGGTTGACCACTTTTAGATGCAGGGTCAAAGTTGCCGCGGCGTTGAATGTGACGTTCGGGCCGATCTCCAGCTCGACGAGATGGTCGTTCACGGCCACGAAGGATATCTCGGTCTCTTGATTGACCGCGCCGGCCGGGAACTCGAGCTTTTCGTGGCACAGATCAATATTGTCCTTGCGGTCGGGCTTGATCAACTTGGATTTCGTGCCGCTGCACACATGGCCCTTCTGCAGCGCCCTCGGCGCTTTGGGCCGGAGCAGCTTCATGCGACTGGGATCGAGAACTTTGCGGGTCTGCCGGCTGATCTGGCTCGCCTGTTCCGGCAATACCGGATCGCTGTTTCCGATCGGTGAAATCGGTTTCTCATTGCAGCCGACGATGAGCAGTGCGAAGCTGATTGCGCCAGCCAGGGTCGCCAGCCTAGACAACCTTTTCATGCGCGTCATGATGGGCCTCCTGCGGGAGTGGATGAATGGTTTGTTGTTTATGTCTTGGTTTGGTGAAGCGGCTTTGCAGAAGCCTTCCTGCAATGACTCCAGATCATCTGCTGGACAGGGCGTATTGCGTGAAATGCCAAACCGGCACCGACACGGTTTTGGTGTTGGTATCGATCGTGCCGCCGAGATTGACCCACTTGTTGCTCGCCGGATCAAACCAGCTTATGGAAAGATTCGAAAGTTTGATACCATTGAGTTTGGCGTTGGTGTAGCTGATGGTGACCCGGGCAGGAATTTTGAATTGCGTGCCGTCCGGACCAAATTCGCCCTGCAAATAGGTGTCACTGTCACAGGTGATGCTGATTTCCGTGTCTTGGGCGAGCGCGCCCGCTGGAATATTGATGGAGAAGGCATCAATACTGACGCTGCCGCCTTCGCTGGCACGAATCAGGCGGGAGACTGACCAACTCTCCCAGAGCGCGAGCGCCAGAGTGGATTCGCGGGCCACCCGGGAATCGGGAGCTGAAGCCACCGGCTTGTTTAGGCTGTGCCCGGAGGCCACGGCCGGCGCTTGCTCCGCACCAACCGGGGAAGGCGTCTGATCATCACTGCAACCGCTGCTCATCAGCACCGCCACGAGAAAACCCATCAGCAGCAGCCGGACCGAAGTGGAGGAGAATTTATGCCGCATGACACGCTCCAGTCGTACTATTCACTATCGCCTTGGCGACCTACTGCAAGCTCATTTTACGGAGAGGGTGTATTGGGTGAAATGCCAGACATAGGTCGTGATCGTCTGGCTCACTTGGTCGACGATGCCGCCGGCATCGACCCATCTGTCCAAAGTCTCATCATACCACGCGATGGTCAAACGGTTGATTTCACCTTTTTTGAGATTGGCGTCGGCAAAGGAAATCGTGACTTTGATGGGCACAAGAAACCAGCCGTCGGGTCCATAGTTGGCCTGAATGTAGTTGCTGCTCACATCCGTAATGTAGAATTCCTTCTGCTGTTCGCTGAAGGAATATTTCGAAACCTCCAGGCTGTGGCCCATGTAGGATAGCGAACCGCCGGAGCTCGAGGTCATGACCTTCGAAGCCGTGCCGCCAAAACCGTTGACGCTGCGTGTCCTTCTCGACACCGGCGTGATGGTTGTTGTCGGCGTCGGATCCGTGTTCCCGGGCTTGGCCAGCGACTTGACTTCTGGAGCGGTGACCGGCGAGAGCGGCGCAGGAGCAGGCACTTCGCCGCAACCGATTGCCATAACCGCCAACGCGGCCAGTGCGCCCCAAATCATTCCGTGTTTAAACATGATTTCGCTCCTGTTCAGTTGGACTTTCGCCACCACCCGCATCATCGCGGCGTGGGCGGGCGTGAGAAATCTCTGCAACATGGCTGAGATCTTGCCGGCAGCCGGCGCTCAGCGCGCGGCCAGGCTGTACTGGGTGAAATGCCAGACATGCGCCACTACTTTTTGCGCATGAAAATCGACTATGGTCTCGACCTCTTCCCACTCGCCGGTCTCTTCGTTGTACCACACAATGATCAAGTCGCCGGGATTCACGCCGGTGAGATCAGCCCGGTCATACCAAATGGTGATCTTGACCGGTTTGAGGAACCAGCCGTCGGCGCCAAAATCAACCGCCTGGAATTTGGCGTCGTAGAAATCGCCGTCCGTTGCGAGAATCGTGATCGACATCTCCCGCACTTCGGCAAGCGCGCCCGCCGGCACATCCATGCGATAGTCGCAGTGCTCGAGAAAGCCGCCGGACGGCCCCATTCTTTTGCTTACCGTACCGGTGCAGCTCTTGTCTTTTCTCTTGATGCGCTTGTCAGCCTTGCCATTCAGGTTCATCCTGCCGTTTGCAGGAATGCCATTTCCGCCTTTTGCCAGCGTAGCAGGATGGGCGGGTTGCAGGGGCGAGAGGCCGGCAGGGGCAGGCCCTTGCTCGCAGCCCACCGTCATGACAATGCCGGCGAGAAAGATGGCCTTCCAGAAGGATGAGTTTCCAACACGCAACCGCTTCATTGCAGCTCCTCCGAGCCAGTTCTGTTCACACAGTGCCCGATTCATCCATGATTGATTTGAGTGTTTCGAGTTCAGCCGGATCTCGAAGCAACAGGAAGGTGAGAAGAACGGAAAGTGACGCAGCATGAGGTGGAGACCGTCGCTGGTCTCGGCATGACAATGCCCACGTTTCGGCAACCGCCATGCCATGCGCCGCCCGCATGCTGCACCGGCAGGGCGAGGCTGAAAAAACGGGCTTTAGCATGGCCGCCGCCGGGTGAGGGCGCGGGCTGGACTGCAACGTTTTGTTGCGCCGGCCAGCGACGGCATGAGCGCAGCGGAACGTTTCGTTGCAGAGCGGTTTGCCGGCCGCCCTGGTTTGCCGGACTGCGTCGCTGCGCAGCCGTATATCAATCCTGCGTTTGTGGCCGCCGAACGCTGCCGGCGTGTTGAAATGTCCGGAATTTGCACCACGGCGGACTTTCGGTGCCGCGCCGCAATGGTTTCCGCGTCCGGCAATTTGCATGGTAGTTATAGCAATCAAAGCCCTGCCACATTGCGGGACAACCTGAGCTCGTCATGAACTTGCTGGCCCATCTCTCGATCAAGCGGAAACTGACCCTGATCATCATGCTGACGAGCACCGTGGCGCTGATGCTGGCGTGCGCCGCCTTTCTCGGCTATGAGCTGAT harbors:
- a CDS encoding tetratricopeptide repeat protein gives rise to the protein MPKKKRTESRKPREQYRALANNLAAFIKMTEHGGQSDSETFVDLSYSMEKLARRLQTEDDKAKSAAYFKLAVEHLKQHAQIKQDQAQELTLCYSAGQTYALLGLVEEAIQNYEQALKLSTLLQDYKLQARTLRQIGNLKLRQSRWKEAHALFERSRKICLEHGEALEEAYALNSLATGYFQAAAWRKMETACEHARAIAERMNDDELTACVYNNLGAMYNLQGHSDKALAALQKSLPLFEKLGDLRGLAETYNNLATAYRDKEYWNEAGKYYAKSLQLAREIGDAVVEAQASLNRVELYLLMHDLEMAEKQCQIALRVFHGLEHKSGEADACRIMGVVYTRQENWGLALRYLDEALALGSQYDLRLVLAETHRSFIEYWLAKGDRKNATKHLQESLEHYRQLKASREIRKLEKLLLDLRTQR